The DNA region TTAGGGGTTTACGCGTTTTTTTTATTCCACAACGTACGAAAGCGTACCATTCTCTATTTTTTATCATTTTTTTCACTTCTCATTTGTTCATCTAGTTTTATTGCAACTTCTACTTGTTTATTTGGATATAAATGTCCATAAGTTTGTAATGTTGTTTGAACATTATCATGCCCTACCCTATCCGCTATAAGTAAAGGTGAAAAATTCATCTCTATCAATAACGCTACATGGGAATGTCTTAAGTCATGTATTCTAATTCTTTTTACTCCTGTTTCTTTTGCCCCTCTCTTCATTACTTTATGTAAATAATCTTTTGTAACTGGGAAGAGGTGTTCATTAGCCTTATAATCATATAGCTTTTTAATATACTCTTGTATTTCATTACTCAAAAATTCTGGTATTTGTATCTCGCGATTGCTTTTTGGAGTTTTAGGTGGTTGGATAATATCCTTTCCTTTTAATCTAGCACATGTTTTATTTATTTTCACTATTTTCTTTTCAAAATCAATGTCGTTTAATGTTAAAGCTAGTAACTCCCCTAACCTCATACCAGTATAAAAAAATATATCATATATTACTTTTGCCATAAAATTATTTTCTAAAGATTGTATAAAAATATTATATTCTTCTTTAGTCCAAAACTTCATACTTGAAGCATTTTTCTTTCCTATTGTTCCGCATTTTCTACATGGATTTGCCAATAAATTATGAATTTTTACTCCATAATTAAATATAGCACTAAGTCTAGTATTTAAGGTTCTTAAATATGTCTCAGAATATTTATTTTCTCTATCTAATAGATTA from Cetobacterium somerae ATCC BAA-474 includes:
- a CDS encoding site-specific integrase, which encodes MPVYKNKKTGKYYVSFYYTTWEGKRQRKKKEGFLKKRDAESYERNFIVKKEGGGNLTFDLLVEMYLEDQKVRVRPTTYELQKGIIIKQILPFFKDMEVKEIKVVNIRQWQNNLLDRENKYSETYLRTLNTRLSAIFNYGVKIHNLLANPCRKCGTIGKKNASSMKFWTKEEYNIFIQSLENNFMAKVIYDIFFYTGMRLGELLALTLNDIDFEKKIVKINKTCARLKGKDIIQPPKTPKSNREIQIPEFLSNEIQEYIKKLYDYKANEHLFPVTKDYLHKVMKRGAKETGVKRIRIHDLRHSHVALLIEMNFSPLLIADRVGHDNVQTTLQTYGHLYPNKQVEVAIKLDEQMRSEKNDKK